The sequence below is a genomic window from Brevibacillus agri.
AAATGATTTCGTCCCGCGTCCAGTCTTTCATCATCGGGACGTGCGTGAACACGACGATGATGAACACGAGGTTAATCAACTCGGAAACGAGGTTGGACACAAGCTCCCCGAGAAAGTCAGCCCGATAGGCAAGCCTCGTTTTGAAATACTGGCCCAGGTAGTCGGCAAAAATGCCGATAATATGTTTCACGTTTTGCATCGTCTACCCTCCTTGCACGACCAGCCGATTTCGGGCCATACGCCACAAAACCAGGATGGGGACCAGAATGACAACCATCCAGATCGCCTGAAAGCCGATCAATTCCCAGGCCCGTCCAGGGGTAATCGCTCCGGTGAAAATCAGACTCGGATAGTAGTTGACGGCCTGAAACGGCAGAAAGCCCATGACGGTCTGCGCCCAGCCCGGAAAAAAGCTGATCGGCAGCACGAGGCCGGACATCAGATCGACGACGACCCGCTTCGCCCGCATCATCCCGTCGTTGCGGAACAGGAAAAACGTGAACAGACCCGTCAGCAGGTTAATCTGCGTATTAATGAGAAAAGCGAACATCAGACTGAGCAGGTACAGCCCCCAGCCGGTCGCGGTCGCCGGGAAGTGAAAGGGAATAATCAGGCTGATGAGAAAAATCCCCGGCCCGGCGAAAAACAGAAAGCGGAAAATCCCTTCCCCGAACGCCTGCGCCGTTTTCACCGACAAGTAGTTGTAGGGACGGATCATTTCGATGGCGACCTTGCCCTCGCGAACGTCCTGGGCGATCTCCGTGTCAATGTTGTTAAAGTAAAAAGCGCGCGACATCCAGGCGATCGCCACGTAGGAGGTCATCTGCTCGACCGATAGCCCGCCAAGCTGCTGCTGGTCGCCGTAGATGGCGCCCCACAAAAAGTAGTAGGCCCCGATGTTGATCGCGTAAATGATGATGCCGCTGTAGTAGTTCACCCGGTAGGCGAGCATGGTCAAAAACCGCATGCGGATCAGTTCCATGTAGAGCCTATGCATGGTCCCGCACCTCTGTATCTACCTGGTAAATGTTGCGGACGATGTCCTCTGTGCTCGTCTCCATAATTTTCACGTCGCTGACCTCGAACGACGACATAACCGTGGACAGGACGAACGGCAGCATTTCCTGGCTTTGCGGCACCTTGACGCTCAGGGTGAAGTCGTTTTCCTGCGTGACTTCGCACGGCATTTCGCCGAGTGTCTGGCGCAGTTCGGCTGCGGAGGTGCGCTTTTTCATCTGGAAGGAAATCTCTGTGCCATTGCCCCACTTTTCCTTCAGGTCGCTGAGCAGGCCGTCGAAGATCAGCTTGCCTTTGTCCATGACCAGCACCCGTTTACAGAGCGCCTCGATGTCGGAAACGTCGTGCGTGGTCAGCAGGATGGTCATGTTTTCCGTCTCGTTCAGATTGCGCAAAAACTCGCGGATTTTTTGCTTCAC
It includes:
- a CDS encoding ABC transporter permease; its protein translation is MHRLYMELIRMRFLTMLAYRVNYYSGIIIYAINIGAYYFLWGAIYGDQQQLGGLSVEQMTSYVAIAWMSRAFYFNNIDTEIAQDVREGKVAIEMIRPYNYLSVKTAQAFGEGIFRFLFFAGPGIFLISLIIPFHFPATATGWGLYLLSLMFAFLINTQINLLTGLFTFFLFRNDGMMRAKRVVVDLMSGLVLPISFFPGWAQTVMGFLPFQAVNYYPSLIFTGAITPGRAWELIGFQAIWMVVILVPILVLWRMARNRLVVQGG